The DNA segment GGCAAGACCCACATCGGTATCGTCGTGCCGAACCCCACCGGCAAGGAGAACGATCCATGGATCGTCCACAACAACGGTGCCGGGGTGAAGTGGGAGAGCGGCTTGTTCGACTCCACCATCACCGGTCATTTCCGCTACTCCCCGAAGAGCCGGGACACCGTTTCGGCACCACCGGCAACGGAAACGGACGCTCCGGAAACCGGAAGCTTCTGAAGACCCGTCCGGAAAGACGCGGGTAAATCCCCGGCGGACTTCTCTTGCGAACGGGACGCATCCGCGCATGGTATGGGGCGATGACCGCCTGTTCCCTGCTCATGTTCCCGTTTTTCGCGGCGTTCGCGCACGCCGCTCCCGTGAAATCCGGCCACGCCACCGCGGAGTGGATCACCGGCGCGACCACCGTCGAAGGAGGGAAGCCCATCCAGACCGGCATCCGCATGGTGATCGAGGATGGCTGGCACAGCTATTGGACGAATCCGGGGGAATCCGGCATGAAACTGAAAGTGATGTGGGATCTTCCCGAGGGATGGACCGCCGGTGAAGTACAGCACCCCGCCCCGAAAAAGTTCCTCACCGGGGAACTGCCCGGCTACGGCTACGAAGGGGAAGTGATCTTCCCGGTCACACTCACGCCGCCTGCCGGAGCCTCCGGGACGGTGCGGCTCGGAGCGAAGGTCTCCTGGCTCACCTGCAACGACGCCTCCTGCATCCCGGGCAAGGCGGAGCTGAAGTTGTCCGCCGCCTCCGGATCCCCGGAGAATGCCGCAGCCATCGAAAAGGCCCGTGCCCTCGTCCCGCGCCCTTTGGAAGGCCTGAAACTGGAGGTTGCGGAGACTGCCGATGCCGTTGCCCTCACCTTGGAAGCGCCGCAGGGATTCGACGCCACGGGCTGGGAGGTGT comes from the Luteolibacter sp. SL250 genome and includes:
- a CDS encoding protein-disulfide reductase DsbD domain-containing protein translates to MTACSLLMFPFFAAFAHAAPVKSGHATAEWITGATTVEGGKPIQTGIRMVIEDGWHSYWTNPGESGMKLKVMWDLPEGWTAGEVQHPAPKKFLTGELPGYGYEGEVIFPVTLTPPAGASGTVRLGAKVSWLTCNDASCIPGKAELKLSAASGSPENAAAIEKARALVPRPLEGLKLEVAETADAVALTLEAPQGFDATGWEVFPATEMALDHYKAIEFRKDGGKWTATAKKNAYADGPLKDLVLVLVRKGETPLEVAWKAK